The nucleotide sequence TCGATATTGATTTCTAAAATACTAGCTCTTTGCTTGCTGCTGTGGTATGTACATACTACGGACCCTCTGTTACTCATTTCTCCTGCATTAAACATCTCGGTAAAAACACGatgaagcagaggcagcagtgaACAATCATGTTCGTCAGGGACTCGGATGCATCTTAGAGACTCCACAGCATGGCCACAGCCTTGCAGATACCGACATCATGATAGTTAAAGTAGCAGAGCCCAGCGAAGGTAACGGCTGAGAGCACATACAGACCTGTATTGGCCAGTTTAATGGCTCTCTCTCCATGGACGTAGTCAGTTATAACCTGTCCAAGACCCCTacagaatgagagagagagagacagaaacaaGCTGAGAACAGAGAAGAACGTTCCTCACTAAAATGCACCCAACTTATAAGAGCATTCTACTGTAACTGATACCAATACTCTTCTCCGTGCTACTGGTGTAAGTTAGTTCAATCACATCATTTCTTTCATCCCCATCACCCTTCTGTACAGAAAACAGGAGCTTCCACTAAGGAAGCAGacaaacatatttcaaaaaaagtcACTCTGGAATTCATTctacttcaattaaaaaatatatatatatgttagcTCAGAGTTTTCTTAATGGTATTTAGGAAACAAAGTCTTGAGCACAGCTTTTTTCAAACAGTATAATTTGTCTCTAAGAAATAGTGGGCAGCTAGCCTGACTTCCCAGGTCAGAAGAAATCAAAGGGAACATGCTTTTTGGTTGAACAGCAAGGTGTGCCACTTGGACCAGCCTTTAAACAAAAAGGCACCAGCAATTCCAGGATGCAtgtttaaattagaaaatagcacaacaaaaacaacaaattagCATACTCAGGGGTTTTCCTACATCTGTCACACTGGAAGTCCACTCTTTGTGCCACATTTAATCTATCCTGCAATAGGAAGACAAGGGACGTGACTAAAGTGATGTGGTAGTTCTATTCCCTGAAAACACAGTGATATCTGCCTTCTGCAGTGACAGATGTCACCCTGCAAGAGAGAAGTGTATTAATGCAATGGTTTGCTTCCTAGAATTTTGCCTTTGTCTACTCTGGAACTGAAGGATCTGTCTAATTAGGGGACAAGCTCGTGACCTAGCAGCATCCAAGTGCTGCAGCAGATGCCACTGGAAGTGAACACCAAGCTGGAAGTGAACACCAAGCTCATCTTTGCTCAGATGGGACTGATACCTTTAAGACaccaaaagcaagaaaagggGGATAAGAAACCACTAGACACAgagaagagaggcagaaagTGGATGTAATCTGAAAGGCAGCTACTCTCAAACTGTCAGAGCTATCAACTCAGGCTGGACAGTGGAGTGTGAGGAGTGCAAGCAGCCCCCACCCGCACCCTGCGTGGTCCTAGGCACAGACACATCAGGCAACTTGGGATTCACAGGCTGCCCTTTGACTGCAGCGTTGgtaaagcattttcaaaaggtGTTTGCTTCGCATGGCAGAATAAAACTGCCTCAGGGAAAAAGATAAGTGGCCCCAACAAAGAATTTGGAATTAGTGGGGAAAAGCTAGCGTGTGACAGATGTCCAAGGCAGCTTACAGCACAGCCGCTTCACTGGGCAGAGAAGTCTCTATTATGTGCCAGTGAAAAAGACACGAGATCAACACAGCCTCAGGTTTCCAGAGAAAGCTAGGTGACTGTCAGTCCAAAGACTAAGCTGCCATTAGACCAGCTGAAGCAGTGtttccaatatatttttagaCAACTGTTCctgaagaaatatatatatatatacacatatatatacacacacacatatatatagcaAAACGGGCCGCATAGGGTCAGATCCCAAGATTTCATCATAGTCTTCAGTGTCAAGTCAGAACAATGAAGAacacaaaatatattatatGAAGATGCTGCAGCTTCTTATTGGCTGTTAGCATGAATATTCTGATCAAGTGATCTGTTCTGTCAAGCTAAAGATCTTTTTTTCGTCTTATTCCACCACTGAGTATACGTGACAGCACCAGAAAAGAATTTTCCTGTGTAGTAACACTTCAGATTTTTAAGCCTATGCTTTGCAAATCAAGAATTTAATACCGGAGAAAATTTCCAgcttaagaagaaaacaacaaaaaaacccacacaaatGGGGGACGTACTCTGATAAGAGCTACCAGAAGTGTCATACAGAAGAAGCAACACATTTTTCACATGGGGGAAATCCCCACACTGTTTACAGAAAAAGGATTTCTTGCATGAACAATCCAGACATGTGTCAGAAACATCCACTGCAGAACCAAATTTGCATGCATCACCAAAAAATGTCCTCCAGGCAACTCATTTCAACACATGAAGGTGCAGCAACCTTTTCCATTGCCTGGAACTTCCCCATATGTTCATATTTAGTATGACACTGAAATGCACATACCAGGTAAGTGGAGAAGTGCTTCAAAGgcattagttttatttattttatatatgaaagaGTTCTGGCAGGATTTTCAAGGATAGCTACATTTCAGATGAACTCCATACTACATTTGAGGGCTTTGGGAAGAAGCTCCCAGGCACAATGAGCCAAGTGCAAGAATGCCTGGTACAATTTGGAAAGAGCAAAATTCAGATTCAAGATAACCAAATTAAATGTACTTTGACAGGCAAGGTTATCTGCTTTATCCCTGCCACAAGGAACTATGAACCAAGAccatttcaaaaatgcaaacactAACAGTTAGGCGAATCATGTAGCTGGGCACACTCCCAACTGactcaaaggaaagaaacactGATCTCGTCTATGTATGtgaaaaatcacagcagaaCTACACTTAATAGGAAGAATATCAGCAAGCATCTGTTTCCTAGGAATCAGAAGAAATGAATGATCAAGGTCTCAGTTTCTTTAGTACAATCTTTGTTATGATCTCTTCATTATGCAGAATCTCATCCCCATTAAGGAAGCAAAAAAGGAGCCCAGAGAAACTTGTAAGAACAACTTGTATACATTCCTGTCTTGTTTCTGCTCTCCTCTGTTCACAAAATACTGATTCTTCTCCAAGATACAAATATTGCAAATCTCTACACTGATGCAGCTTTAAGGATATGCTCAGATACTATGTGGTAAAACATAatgtgggagaaaaaaacaaagcaaaacaaaaagaaaccccCCACCAAGAACAGTCACTAGCAAGGAAGGCCTTCTAAGGTAAGATATTGCGTTACTGGTGAAGCACAAGATATTGACTAGAGAAGAACAGTACAGAATGATAAGTTCTGTAGATACTACAGATACTTTAACTGTAGTATCTattctgcctgctgctgagaGAACAGTGTGACAGAGAAAGACTCAAAGTACAGCTGGCTTTGTCGAAGATGATGGCAGTCACCAGAACCTGAAGAGTAAGGATTTGGTGTGTGTCGCTTTCTAGGAGTTTCACAGTAATGAGGAAATAAGTCAATAGACTTACTGCCCTATATGGAGTTAAACCGAGACTTTCACCTAAGGCCTGGACCCATCGTGACTATGAgactttatttttgattttgaaggACCTACTGTGCTTACCAGTGACCATGGAGAGTGAGGGCTGCAGCCAGTGAATAGTCCACAGCTGGTCCAGGATACAGATAGGCTGCAGGAAGGAGGCCCAGCAAGAGGACACTGACAGCTCGCTCACTTGTCCAGTGCAGGGATGCAGCCTTGGAACTGCCTGCAAGGAGAAGTATGTTTCAGTGCAAAGTTTCTGTTCCGAGTGCTGCAGTCTTAACAACAGATACCTCTTCCTGATCAACACAATAGTTTTCTCAATTCTGACTACCAAGCTTTTATCTGAGCAAAATCAAGATCCCTGAATTACTGCTGTAGAATATGTATCTATTTTACAGCATCTTACAGGTTCATTTTAAGTATTCCTCTCTTTACTGCTGTTAAGGAAAAGAAGCTCCTTTCACTGGAGAAGACTAGAAGTCTCAACAGGTGAAGTCAGAACAAACAGCAGTCCTAAGTTCACCGCGTATGGTTCAAGAACAAGGTCAAGG is from Rhea pennata isolate bPtePen1 chromosome 24, bPtePen1.pri, whole genome shotgun sequence and encodes:
- the SDHD gene encoding succinate dehydrogenase [ubiquinone] cytochrome b small subunit, mitochondrial; the encoded protein is MAALALLRAGLARPRTAAAATALLLGRTPLRPPALLAVAQRPAPARQSHGPPQPGHGSSKAASLHWTSERAVSVLLLGLLPAAYLYPGPAVDYSLAAALTLHGHWGLGQVITDYVHGERAIKLANTGLYVLSAVTFAGLCYFNYHDVGICKAVAMLWSL